From the genome of Rhizobium binae, one region includes:
- the mnmD gene encoding tRNA (5-methylaminomethyl-2-thiouridine)(34)-methyltransferase MnmD has protein sequence MTDVNPDQIGAGASQPLEWRDGDMPYSTAFGDHFYCQTDGRLECGHVFLAGNGLPERWSGRQTFVIGELGFGTGLNFAETWRRWKQHRAAGQQLHFISFELHPMRGEDIGRALSHWPEIDAEREALTVAWPQTPDGIVSLDLDDQTRLSVVCGRALDGVTAAKPGFDAWYLDGFAPSRNGDMWSEELMREVNKRTAAGGTFATYAAAGFVRRNLIAAGFAVERRKGFAGKREMLCGVKAPAG, from the coding sequence ATGACAGACGTGAACCCTGATCAGATTGGCGCGGGCGCGTCGCAGCCGCTCGAATGGCGCGACGGCGATATGCCTTATTCCACAGCCTTTGGCGATCATTTTTATTGTCAGACCGATGGCCGGCTGGAATGCGGTCACGTCTTCCTCGCCGGCAACGGCCTGCCCGAGCGTTGGAGCGGGCGGCAGACGTTCGTCATCGGCGAACTCGGCTTCGGCACCGGCCTGAACTTCGCCGAGACCTGGCGGCGATGGAAGCAGCACCGCGCCGCCGGCCAGCAGCTGCATTTCATCTCCTTCGAACTCCACCCGATGCGCGGCGAAGACATCGGCCGGGCGCTCTCGCACTGGCCAGAGATCGATGCCGAGCGCGAAGCGCTGACAGTGGCCTGGCCGCAAACGCCAGATGGCATCGTCTCGCTCGACCTCGACGACCAGACGCGGCTCAGCGTCGTCTGCGGCCGGGCGCTTGACGGCGTCACCGCGGCAAAACCCGGCTTCGACGCCTGGTATCTCGATGGCTTCGCCCCGTCGCGCAACGGCGACATGTGGTCGGAAGAACTGATGCGTGAGGTCAACAAAAGGACCGCCGCCGGCGGCACCTTCGCCACCTATGCCGCGGCCGGCTTCGTACGCCGCAATCTCATAGCGGCAGGCTTTGCCGTGGAACGCCGCAAGGGTTTCGCCGGCAAGCGCGAGATGCTCTGCGGCGTCAAGGCGCCTGCCGGCTAA
- a CDS encoding response regulator produces the protein MKSAGDILELACRRIADLDTPAYVKNSELRYVAVNEAYAKFLGREISDFIGRRSRELFDRPEEEDREDKERRALVFGTEENAICFDAEGLGHERIHVESFSPSPERVYVLGIFEARERRVVAGREAADSSQAVNDSGIAADLAQVRDALENLGHPIGIFAPDGRPLVVNAAYRNGATTVAAGDWAWGESVSELDALRTVLEDLPVAVFVRDDKHRLIYANKYYETFSGRARAEYLGMTEHEMFGPEAAEPIYQENLLALRDGISVELESEMPSTGGHVYPVISRVNRVVTVDGRTYVVGSFSDISPLKEREKALIDSRKQEEVLHRDIESILRSLPIGVLILDNDHRIIYVNEEFYSIWELPREDRFDGRPFIDVIRRNHELGRYDGTRTPEELYAFRKHLFEADEPEPIEVGWTGGKSVIFDSRRISNDRILLTYADISAVREREKEIHETRAALERVGEMMRDATHAMSQGLAIVQDGIIKMSNEAMADILQIPPHYIEAGQGWLDMFEFCAARGDFHDAADEILQEWRASIAARQPISTVFHVGGERWVNMDATVSTGQHWVALFTDVTELKSREEELRELLSRAEAADRAKSEFLANMSHEIRTPMNGVLGMAELLAKTNLDTRQKTFIDIIVKSGNALLTIINDILDFSKIDAGQMKLRKAAFDITEAVEDVATLLSSHAAEKNIELLVRAAPDLPAAVIGDAGRFRQIVTNLVGNAVKFTERGHVFVDVGFETGAGGEIMASVRIEDTGIGIPEEKLESVFDKFSQVDASSTRRHEGTGLGLAITAGLVDLFGGYMKVESQWGKGSVFTVNLPFAVAAARLEPKPLPINVQGARMLVVDDNEVNRRILTEQLSLWGFDGVAAEGGGTGLAILEAAADLGVTVDAVILDYHMPDMNGADVARRLRADPRFVELPIIFLTSMDISGTEKEFAALNGQAHLMKPARANVLRNTVVEVVRARRVKQASRAEITRLQTETAMLAPAPVPAPQKRAAEFVDVLVAEDNEVNQIVFTHILQSTGLSFLVVNNGQQAVSAWESHTPRIIMMDVSMPVMNGHEATRMIREREKGQGHRVPIIGVTAHALESDRELCLDAGMDDYMSKPISPELLEEKIRQWLGKDDRQAERTSY, from the coding sequence TTGAAATCAGCCGGGGACATATTGGAGTTGGCTTGCCGCCGGATCGCCGATCTGGACACCCCAGCCTATGTCAAGAACAGCGAGCTGCGCTATGTCGCAGTCAACGAGGCCTATGCCAAGTTCCTCGGCCGAGAGATTTCCGACTTCATCGGCAGGCGCAGCCGCGAACTGTTCGACCGGCCCGAAGAAGAGGATCGCGAGGACAAGGAGCGCCGCGCGCTGGTGTTCGGCACCGAGGAAAACGCCATCTGTTTCGATGCCGAGGGTCTTGGCCACGAGCGCATTCATGTCGAAAGCTTCTCGCCGTCGCCGGAGCGGGTCTATGTGCTCGGGATCTTTGAAGCCCGCGAGCGTCGCGTCGTTGCCGGCAGGGAGGCCGCAGACAGCTCTCAGGCTGTAAACGATTCCGGAATTGCCGCCGATCTCGCCCAGGTGCGCGACGCGCTGGAAAATCTCGGTCACCCGATCGGCATCTTTGCACCGGACGGACGCCCGCTGGTCGTCAACGCAGCCTATCGCAACGGCGCGACGACTGTGGCCGCCGGCGATTGGGCCTGGGGTGAAAGCGTCAGCGAACTCGACGCGCTGCGCACCGTGCTGGAGGATCTGCCGGTTGCCGTCTTCGTACGCGACGACAAGCATCGCCTGATCTATGCCAACAAATATTACGAGACCTTCAGTGGCCGAGCCCGCGCCGAGTATCTGGGAATGACCGAACACGAGATGTTCGGGCCGGAAGCTGCTGAGCCGATCTACCAGGAAAACCTGCTGGCGCTCAGAGATGGCATCTCGGTGGAGCTCGAGAGCGAGATGCCGAGCACAGGCGGCCACGTCTATCCCGTCATCTCGCGCGTCAACCGCGTCGTCACGGTGGATGGGCGAACCTATGTCGTCGGCTCCTTTTCCGACATCTCGCCGCTCAAGGAGCGCGAGAAGGCGCTGATCGACTCGCGCAAGCAGGAAGAAGTGCTTCATCGGGATATCGAGAGCATCCTGCGTTCGCTGCCGATCGGCGTGCTGATCCTCGATAACGACCACCGGATCATCTACGTCAACGAAGAATTCTACAGCATCTGGGAGCTGCCGCGCGAGGATCGTTTCGACGGGCGCCCGTTCATCGATGTCATCCGCCGCAACCATGAGCTTGGCCGCTATGACGGGACGCGAACCCCGGAAGAGCTCTATGCCTTTCGCAAGCACTTGTTCGAAGCGGACGAGCCGGAGCCGATCGAGGTCGGCTGGACCGGTGGAAAATCGGTTATCTTCGACAGCCGCCGCATCTCCAACGACCGGATCCTGCTGACCTATGCCGATATTTCGGCGGTGCGCGAGCGGGAAAAGGAAATTCACGAGACCCGCGCCGCGCTGGAGCGGGTCGGTGAAATGATGCGCGATGCCACGCACGCCATGTCGCAGGGACTTGCCATCGTTCAGGACGGCATCATCAAGATGTCCAACGAGGCGATGGCCGATATCCTGCAGATCCCGCCGCATTATATCGAGGCCGGACAAGGCTGGCTCGACATGTTCGAGTTCTGCGCGGCGCGCGGCGATTTCCATGATGCGGCGGACGAGATCCTGCAGGAGTGGCGCGCCAGTATCGCGGCGAGGCAGCCGATATCCACCGTCTTCCATGTCGGCGGCGAGCGCTGGGTGAATATGGACGCGACGGTCAGCACGGGACAGCATTGGGTGGCGCTGTTTACCGATGTCACCGAGCTCAAGAGCCGCGAGGAGGAATTGCGTGAGCTGCTGTCGCGCGCCGAAGCGGCCGACCGCGCCAAGTCCGAATTCCTCGCCAATATGAGCCATGAGATCCGCACGCCGATGAACGGCGTGCTCGGCATGGCGGAGCTGCTGGCGAAGACCAATCTCGACACGCGCCAGAAAACCTTCATCGATATTATCGTCAAATCGGGCAACGCGCTGCTGACGATCATCAACGATATTCTCGACTTCTCGAAGATCGATGCCGGGCAGATGAAGCTGCGCAAAGCGGCTTTCGATATCACTGAAGCGGTGGAGGATGTGGCGACCCTTCTCTCCTCGCATGCCGCCGAGAAGAACATCGAGCTTCTGGTGCGGGCCGCACCCGACCTGCCCGCCGCCGTGATCGGCGATGCCGGCCGTTTCCGCCAGATCGTCACCAATCTCGTCGGCAACGCGGTCAAGTTCACCGAGCGTGGCCATGTCTTCGTCGATGTCGGCTTCGAGACCGGCGCCGGCGGTGAGATCATGGCGAGCGTCCGTATCGAGGATACGGGTATCGGTATCCCTGAGGAAAAGCTGGAGTCGGTGTTCGACAAGTTCTCGCAGGTCGATGCTTCCTCGACCCGGCGGCATGAGGGAACAGGCCTCGGACTGGCGATCACGGCCGGGCTCGTCGACCTCTTCGGCGGATATATGAAAGTCGAGAGCCAATGGGGCAAGGGCTCGGTCTTCACCGTCAATCTGCCCTTTGCAGTGGCGGCTGCCCGCCTGGAGCCGAAGCCGCTGCCGATCAACGTGCAGGGCGCGCGCATGCTCGTCGTCGATGACAATGAGGTGAACAGGCGCATCCTCACCGAGCAGCTTTCGCTCTGGGGCTTCGACGGCGTAGCCGCCGAGGGCGGCGGCACCGGCCTTGCGATCCTGGAAGCGGCGGCCGATCTCGGCGTCACCGTCGATGCCGTCATACTCGACTATCACATGCCCGACATGAACGGCGCCGATGTCGCCCGCCGGCTGCGCGCCGATCCCCGCTTCGTCGAGCTGCCGATCATCTTCCTGACCTCAATGGACATCTCGGGCACGGAAAAGGAGTTCGCGGCGCTGAACGGCCAGGCGCATCTGATGAAGCCGGCGCGCGCCAACGTGCTGCGCAACACCGTTGTCGAGGTGGTTCGCGCCCGGCGCGTGAAGCAGGCTTCGCGGGCCGAAATCACCCGCCTGCAGACCGAAACGGCCATGCTGGCGCCGGCCCCTGTGCCAGCACCGCAGAAGCGGGCGGCTGAATTCGTCGACGTGCTTGTCGCCGAAGACAACGAGGTCAACCAGATCGTCTTCACCCATATCCTGCAGTCGACGGGGCTTTCCTTCCTTGTTGTCAATAACGGGCAGCAGGCTGTTTCCGCCTGGGAGAGCCACACGCCACGCATCATCATGATGGATGTCTCGATGCCCGTCATGAACGGCCATGAGGCGACCCGGATGATCCGCGAACGGGAAAAGGGGCAGGGCCATCGGGTGCCGATCATTGGCGTCACCGCCCATGCGCTGGAAAGCGACCGGGAGCTCTGCCTCGACGCCGGCATGGACGACTATATGTCGAAGCCGATCAGCCCCGAGCTACTGGAAGAGAAGATCCGGCAATGGCTCGGCAAGGACGACCGGCAGGCGGAACGTACGAGCTACTGA